The Cucumis melo cultivar AY chromosome 6, USDA_Cmelo_AY_1.0, whole genome shotgun sequence genome includes a region encoding these proteins:
- the LOC103483787 gene encoding chromatin structure-remodeling complex protein SYD isoform X3, with amino-acid sequence MAASQNVELEAAKFLHKLIQESRDEPAKLATKLYVILQHMKSSGKEHSMPYQVISRAMETVINQHGLDIEALRASRLPLTGGTQMGDSSTAQYAVAGSSSVVGAAKDSKMGISGSEMSKSSPLASSKPPVGPSSTDHDYYPGSATHRSGQSFDQESPSSLDSRSANSQSQEKHDSVNWDKQLNDKDGKKGSKKRKKVDTSVVEPPSDNTHQLDTRNSLVNPRNVKTNRVEPPAYLAKGGNIEQVKHGLTKATEKPIDPQLYSVNRGDGTSTSNEKVLESELPMPSTSSVDATKMIQGTWRNNAPEMSMLRNSASREAGKLPVSQVPTPSQSRLPFKEQQLKQLRAQCLVFLAFRNGLMPKKLHLEIALGNNFPKEEGLRKDVDPRGISQSFNEARSSNEGMMPSGKLDAGRETGMVAPGTVSAGRTFEADSMKEVDNRRVEEKKGTPPDYSVQAEVRKAEAEGMREKTTAQTCLSSGSHPPDFSGTRGVLTAHNPVEDLENSNLQATAAAGISKPLNPETVGWTGIGSTNEVSRVSLPAFASQHELVVDRKNDVSAQLHIVRNNSGLGSQHIDSQSSFSMGERWKPISGTYDQYHAVMPSRDASVIPNIASHDDMHVPESESRCITEVQKVASIDEGKNGSLNTMEQEDNGKSMPSDLPMSPKYTMSEKWIMDRQKKKLLNEQNWLLKQQKTEKRIITCFDKLKDTVSSSEDISAKTRSVIELKKLQLLQLQRRLRNDFLNDFFKPISTEMDRLKSFKKHKHGRRIKQLEKFEQRMKEERQKRIRERQKEFFGEIEVHKERLDDVFKVKRERWKGFNKYVKEFHKRKERIHREKIDRIQREKINLLKINDVEGYLRMVQDAKSDRVKQLLKETEKYLQKLGSKLQEAKSMASDMDDGGAVNIAEKSESAIENEDEAKHYLESNEKYYMMAHSVKESIAEQPSCLQGGKLREYQMNGLRWLVSLYNNHLNGILADEMGLGKTVQVISLICYLMETKNDRGPFLVVVPSSVLPGWESEINFWAPSVLKIVYSGPPEERRRLFKERIVHQKFNVLLTTYEYLMNKHDRPKLSKIHWHYIIIDEGHRIKNASCKLNADLKHYQSSHRLLLTGTPLQNNLEELWALLNFLLPNIFNSSEDFSQWFNKPFESNGDNSADQALLSEEENLLIINRLHQVLRPFVLRRLKHKVENELPEKIERLVRCEASAYQKLLMRRVEDNLGSIGSTKVRSVHNSVMELRNICNHPYLSQLHAEEVDNLIPKHYLPPIVRLCGKLEMLDRILPKLKATDHRVLFFSTMTRLLDVMEEYLQWKQYRYLRLDGHTSGGDRGALIELFNRQNSPYFIFLLSIRAGGVGVNLQAADTVIIFDTDWNPQVDLQAQARAHRIGQKRDVLVLRFETVQTVEEQVRAAAEHKLGVANQSITAGFFDNNTSAEDRREYLESLLRECKKEEAAPVLDDDALNDLLARSESEIDVFETVDKERQEHEMATWKKLVLGHGISEPVPSIPSRLVTDDDLKVFYETMKITEEVPKAGEASHAGVKRKSEYLGSLDTQHYGRGKRAREVRSYEEQWTEEEFEKMCKVDSPESPRPKDAVAGEPSASVSGSVEATVLKKEEHASSPLPPVQPLAPVQPMPQHQTPPSKRGRGRPKRSTVDKLPAPVVPPPSLSITAKTETGLQGETISSISKTGCLDSLPGQGITGQIASGTAPNSQLTTPVPSIIPASESAPACSPAPIQAKHGRKTQTGQEAPRRRGKKQGIVPPPVPCSLSSDLRQDDPSQGKLTNPVAGQVNVASDVGSNASPTQPPTSFPGSASSKPITGPNDQPAIGVSSNLEPSAAMPSVSSISQIAPNLIPKPVQPRGPYRKTQNAAGAPRRRGKKQAGATPALPNTMAAASLSSNINLQKNHMDSSSSKAVVVSPKENIVNQATNIISEQLHRITGQGLESSKSTDNSNQGKETVSLSTCVSTVGSQVSTEQSQNTEHLSKSTGAAQDATISNNIVDETLKSHSLQDTPAVPVCGPPTTSLSSSVTVEMSPKPVIDVAPETAPSSQPIHSLPSVASTLQLPSQSPPPGFVQPKRQGRKTPRSREEPPRRRGRKPASLASVVPDGGSVSKEAKDLNVHVQPTQMGDSGSKDTCLKGKTGTENLESTSVQHVAGVTQIVDTHSLGPKRKEQAPKTAQQKQLLASSTKSDATGTLDRTTISGRYQTANVNDVARVMKEVFSGTGLSKAKVGESSGKESKDAPAMPVLSKSSVEVIRNNQSEATLATILNSNIPVGAHELESSVRASEVRPGSANASEECIIPKIDEENKLVESKETSAACSIVVGEPPLDKAATKLGSPSSLPAENESMERSPVSSPADNVIAVVETVVCDEADVPTENERCPLTDGVGDSKMAICNEADVPPVSDTVQGPANSFTSVELTIHDQVDVPPVSDSANAPNDTSTICDQADATPASELKQDPVDSATLACDHADVPTVSDSLPENKSPNLDLPSGSPPVKDETTVETRERSLEETPVNQSSVESETEDPKQSE; translated from the exons ATGGCAGCTTCACAAAATGTTGAGTTGGAAGCAGCGAAATTTCTGCACAAACTTATTCAAGAATCTAGAGACGAGCCAGCAAAATTGGCTACGAAACTTTATGTG ATACTGCAACACATGAAATCAAGTGGGAAAGAGCATTCGATGCCATATCAAGTAATTTCGAG GGCCATGGAAACTGTCATCAATCAACATGGTCTTGATATTGAAGCTTTGAGGGCATCACGCCTTCCTTTGACTGGTGGAACTCAGATGGGCGATTCTTCGACTGCACAGTATGCAG tTGCAGGTTCTTCCAGCGTTGTTGGTGCTGCTAAAGATTCCAAAATGGGTATATCTGGAAGTGAGATGTCCAAAAGTAGCCCACTGGCTTCAAGCAAGCCGCCTGTTGGCCCAAGTAGTACAGATCACGATTATTATCCAGGTTCTGCAACTCATCGGAGTGGTCAATCTTTTGATCAAGAAAGTCCATCTAGTTTGGATTCAAGGTCTGCCAATTCACAGTCACAAGAGAAGCATGATTCAGTGAATTGGGACAAGCAATTGAATGATAAGGATGGTAAAAAGGGCAgcaagaagaggaagaaggtgGATACATCAGTTGTGGAGCCACCTAGCGACAATACTCATCAACTTGATACACGCAACTCATTGGTTAATCCTAGGAATGTAAAGACGAACAGGGTCGAACCACCGGCATATCTAGCTAAAGGAG GGAATATCGAGCAGGTAAAGCATGGATTGACCAAAGCTACAGAAAAGCCTATTGACCCTCAATTGTATTCTGTAAACCGTGGTGATGGGACATCTACCTCCAATGAAAAAGTTTTGGAGAGTGAACTACCCATGCCTAGCACATCATCAGTTGATGCTACGAAAATGATCCAA GGTACATGGCGGAACAATGCACCAGAAATGAGTATGTTGCGCAACTCAGCTTCTAGAGAAGCAGGAAAGCTTCCTGTTTCTCAGGTTCCTACCCCATCCCAATCACGTTTGCCTTTCAAGGAACAACAATTGAAACAACTTAGGGCGCAGTGCCTTGTGTTTTTAGCATTCAG AAATGGTTTGATGCCAAAGAAACTGCACCTTGAAATTGCCCTGGGGAATAATTTTCCTAAAGAAG AGGGGCTTCGCAAAGATGTTGATCCTAGAggtatttctcaatcttttaaCGAGGCCAGAAGTTCCAATGAAGGCATGATGCCATCTGGAAAATTGGATGCTGGAAGGGAAACAGGTATGGTGGCCCCAGGCACGGTATCTGCTGGAAGAACCTTTGAAGCTGATTCCATGAAAGAAGTAGATAATAGGAGAGTGGAGGAAAAAAAGGGCACACCTCCTGACTATTCTGTTCAAGCAGAAGTAAGAAAGGCAGAGGCTGAAGGCATGCGGGAAAAAACAACTGCTCAAACATGCCTGAGCTCTGGATCACATCCGCCTGACTTTTCAGGTACAAGGGGGGTTTTAACTGCACATAATCCTGTTGAGGATTTGGAGAATAGCAATCTTCAAGCCACTGCTGCAGCGGGTATAAGCAAGCCATTGAACCCTGAAACAGTTGGCTGGACAGGAATTGGAAGCACAAATGAGGTTTCTAGGGTCAGTCTACCAGCATTTGCTAGTCAGCATGAGCTGGTAGTTGATAGGAAGAATGATGTATCTGCTCAGTTGCACATTGTTCGGAACAATAGTGGATTAGGGAGTCAACATATTGATAGTCAGTCTTCTTTTTCAATGGGAGAACGGTGGAAGCCTATCTCTGGGACATATGATCAGTACCATGCTGTCATGCCCTCCAGAGATGCTAGTGTGATCCCAAATATTGCATCTCATG ATGATATGCATGTGCCAGAATCTGAATCCAGATGCATCACAGAAGTGCAAAAAGTGGCATCTATTGATGAAGGGAAAAATGGCAGCCTAAATACTATGGAACAAGAAGACAATGGTAAGTCAATGCCATCTGATTTGCCGATGTCTCCAAAGTACACCATGTCAGAGAAATGGATAATGGATCGGCAGAAAAAGAAACTCCTAAATGAGCAAAATTGGTTActgaaacaacaaaaaactgAGAAACGTATTATCACCTGTTTTGATAAGTTAAAG GATACTGTCAGCTCATCAGAAGATATATCTGCAAAAACTAGAAGTGTTATAGAATTGAAAAAGCTTCAACTCTTGCAGCTTCAGCGCCGGCTCAGGAA TGATTTTCTCAATGATTTCTTCAAACCAATTTCAACTGAGATGGACCGATTGAAATCTTTCAAGAAGCATAAACATGGTAGGAGGATTAAACAACTTGAAAAATTTGAGCAGAGAATGAAGGAGGAGAGGCAAAAGAGAATTCGGGAGAGGCAAAAGGAATTCTTTGGTGAGATAGAAGTTCACAA GGAAAGACTCGATGACGTATTTAAAGTTAAGAGAGAGAGGTGGAAGGGTTTCAATAAGTATGTCAAGGAGTTCCACAAAAGGAAGGAACGAATTCATCGTGAGAAGATTGACAGAATCCAGCGAGAGAAGATCAATCTTTTGAAGATTAATGATGTAGAGGGGTATCTTCGAATGGTGCAG GATGCAAAATCAGATCGTGTTAAGCAACTTCTCAAGGAGACTGAAAAATATCTTCAGAAGCTTGGATCCAAGCTTCAAGAGGCAAAGTCCATGGCAAGCGATATGGATGATGGAGGAGCTGTGAATATTGCTGAAAAGAGTGAATCTGCGATTGAAAATGAAGATGAGGCAAAG CATTATTTAGAAAGTAACGAGAAGTACTACATGATGGCTCATAG TGTTAAGGAAAGCATAGCCGAGCAGCCTTCTTGTCTTCAGGGAGGAAAGTTGAGGGA GTATCAGATGAATGGGCTTCGGTGGCTTGTTTCTCTGTATAACAACCATTTGAATGGAATTCTTGCCGATGAAATGGGGCTTGGAAAAACTGTTCAG GTAATTTCCCTAATCTGTTATTTGATGGAGACTAAAAATGATCGAGGTCCCTTTTTGGTGGTTGTGCCATCATCAGTTTTACCCGGATGGGAGTCAGAGATCAACTTCTGGGCCCCTAGTGTGCTTAAAATTGTGTATTCTGGGCCTCCAGAAGAGCGGCGTAGATTATTCAa AGAGAGAATTGTTCATCAGAAATTTAATGTACTACTGACCACGTACGAATATCTGATGAACAAGCATGATAGGCCAAAACTGAGCAAGATTCATTGGCACTATATCATAATTGATGAAGGCCACCGCATAAAGAATGCTTCCTGCAAATTGAATGCTGATCTAAAGCACTATCAGAGTTCTCACAGATTACTCTTGACTGGAACACCACTACAG AACAACCTTGAAGAGCTGTGGGCATTACTGAACTTTTTGTTGCcaaatatttttaattcatCAGAGGATTTTTCACAGTGGTTCAACAAACCATTTGAGAGTAATGGTGATAATTCAGCTGACCAA GCCTTGCTTTCTGAAGAGGAAAATCTTTTGATCATAAATCGACTGCACCAAGTGCTTCGCCCGTTTGTTCTTCGGAGGCTTAAACACAAG GTGGAAAATGAACTGCCAgaaaagattgaaagacttgTAAGATGCGAGGCTTCTGCATATCAGAAGCTTTTGATGAGGAGAGTAGAGGATAACCTTGGTTCAATAGGAAGTACAAAG GTCCGCTCAGTGCATAATTCAGTGATGGAGCTGCGTAATATTTGCAATCATCCTTATCTAAGCCAACTTCATGCAGAGGAG GTTGATAATTTGATACCTAAGCATTACCTGCCACCCATTGTTAGACTCTGTGGGAAGCTGGAGATGTTAGATAGAATATTACCAAAGCTAAAAGCAACTGATCATCGG GTTCTCTTCTTTTCCACCATGACTAGACTGCTAGATGTTATGGAGGAATATCTTCAGTGGAAACAATATCGATATCTACGATTGGATGGACATACGTCTGGGGGTGATCGTGGTGCACTAATTGAGTTATTTAACCGGCAAAATTCTCCCTACTTTATATTCCTTCTTAG CATTCGAGCTGGTGGTGTGGGAGTGAATCTCCAAGCTGCTGATACAGTGATTATCTTCGACACAGACTGGAATCCACAG GTTGATCTACAAGCACAGGCTAGGGCTCATAGAATTGGGCAGAAGAGGGACGTGCTTGTTCTTAGATTTGAAACA GTTCAAACGGTGGAAGAACAAGTGAGAGCTGCTGCGGAGCATAAACTAGGAGTGGCTAACCAAAGTATTACAGCTGGTTTTTTTGATAACAATACAAG TGCTGAAGATCGAAGAGAATATTTGGAATCTCTTCTACGTGAGTGTAAGAAAGAAGAAGCTGCACCTGTACTAGATGATGATGCTCTGAATGATCTCCTAGCACGCAG TGAGTCAGAGATAGACGTGTTTGAAACAGTTGACAAAGAACGGCAAGAGCATGAGATG GCCACATGGAAGAAGCTGGTACTTGGCCATGGAATTTCTGAGCCTGTTCCTTCCATCCCTTCTCGTCTTGTAACAGATGATGACCTGAAAGTATTCTACGAAACAATGAAGATAACTGAAGAAGTACCAAAAGCTGGGGAGGCTTCCCATGCAGGGGTGAAGAGGAAGAGTGAATATCTTGGAAGCCTTGACACCCAACATTATGGGAGGGGGAAGCGGGCAAGAGAG GTGCGATCCTATGAGGAACAGTGGACAGAAGAGGAATTCGAAAAGATGTGCAAGGTTGACTCACCTGAATCCCCTAGGCCAAAGGACGCTGTGGCAGGAGAACCATCAGCTAGTGTTAGTGGATCAGTTGAAGCAACTGTTTTGAAGAAAGAAGAACATGCTTCCTCTCCTCTGCCTCCTGTTCAGCCTTTGGCTCCTGTTCAGCCTATGCCCCAGCATCAAACACCACCTTCGAAGCGAGGTCGTGGAAGACCAAAAAGATCAACTGTTGATAAGCTGCCTGCTCCTGTGGTTCCTCCTCCATCTCTTTCTATAACAGCCAAAACGGAAACGGGGTTACAAGGGGAAACTATTTCAAGCATTTCTAAAACTGGCTGTCTTGATTCTTTGCCTGGTCAAGGAATAACTGGTCAAATTGCTTCGGGGACTGCTCCAAATTCTCAGTTAACTACCCCAGTGCCTAGTATTATTCCTGCCTCTGAATCAGCTCCAGCTTGCTCCCCTGCACCAATTCAAGCGAAACACGGTCGAAAAACTCAAACTGGACAAGAAGCTCCTCGGAGAAGGGGGAAAAAACAGGGGATAGTACCGCCTCCTGTTCCTTGCAGTCTATCCTCTGATTTAAGACAAGATGACCCATCACAGGGTAAATTGACAAATCCAGTGGCAGGTCAAGTTAATGTTGCAAGCGATGTTGGTTCTAATGCTTCTCCCACCCAGCCTCCCACTTCTTTCCCTGGTTCTGCCTCTTCAAAACCTATCACTGGACCTAATGATCAACCTGCCATTGGGGTTTCATCAAATTTGGAACCTAGTGCTGCTATGCCTTCTGTGTCTTCTATATCTCAAATTGCCCCTAATTTGATTCCTAAACCTGTACAGCCCAGAGGACCATATCGGAAGACTCAAAATGCTGCTGGAGCGCCACGACGTAGAGGAAAGAAACAGGCAGGAGCAACTCCTGCATTACCTAACACCATGGCTGCTGCTAGTCTAAGCTCAAATATCAATTTGCAAAAGAACCATATGGATTCTTCTTCAAGTAAGGCTGTTGTTGTCAGTCCTAAAGAAAATATCGTCAATCAGGCAACCAATATTATCTCTGAGCAATTGCATCGAATCACTGGACAGGGTTTGGAATCTTCTAAATCAACAGATAATTCCAATCAGGGCAAGGAGACAGTGAGCTTGTCAACGTGTGTTAGTACTGTGGGATCACAAG TGTCTACAGAACAAAGTCAAAATACCGAACACTTGAGTAAGAGTACTGGTGCTGCCCAGGATGCAACTATATCAAATAACATTGTGGATGAGACTTTGAAGAGCCATAGTTTACAAGACACACCTGCAGTTCCAGTATGTGGTCCTCCAACCACCTCTTTATCTAGTTCTGTTACTGTGGAGATGAGTCCCAAACCTGTTATAGATGTTGCTCCAGAGACTGCTCCTAGTTCCCAGCCCATCCATTCATTACCGTCAGTGGCTTCAACCTTGCAACTTCCCTCTCAATCTCCACCACCCGGATTTGTGCAGCCTAAACGGCAAGGTCGTAAGACTCCTAGAAGCAGGGAAGAGCCCCCTCGACGTAGGGGAAGAAAACCGGCCTCATTGGCCTCTGTAGTCCCTGATGGTGGTTCAGTTAGCAAGGAAGCTAAAGATTTGAATGTGCATGTGCAACCTACGCAAATGGGGGATTCAGGTAGTAAAGACACTTGCCTAAAAGGTAAAACTGGGACTGAGAATCTAGAATCAACCAGTGTTCAACATGTCGCTGGTGTGACCCAAATTGTAGATACTCATTCCCTGGGTCCAAAAAGAAAGGAGCAAGCACCCAAAACTGCTCAACAGAAACAATTGTTGGCATCATCAACAAAAAGTGATGCTACTGGAACCTTGGACAGGACCACTATATCAGGCCGTTATCAAACTGCAAACGTGAATGATGTTGCTCGAGTAATGAAGGAGGTCTTCTCTGGAACTGGCTTGTCAAAAGCCAAAGTCGGAGAGTCTTCTGGGAAAGAAAGCAAGGATGCCCCTGCAATGCCTGTTTTGAGCAAGTCGTCTGTGGAGGTGATCAGAAATAATCAGTCAGAGGCTACTTTAGCCACCATTTTAAATTCCAACATTCCAGTTGGGGCTCATGAACTAGAATCTTCAGTTAGAGCTAGTGAAGTAAGACCAGGTTCTGCAAATGCTTCAGAAGAATGTATCATTCCAAAGATCGATGAGGAaaataaattggttgaatcaaAAGAAACGTCTGCTGCATGCTCAATTGTG GTGGGGGAGCCTCCTCTAGACAAGGCTGCAACAAAACTAGGCAGTCCATCCTCTCTACCTGCTGAAAATGAAAGCATGGAACGCTCACCAGTTTCAAGTCCGGCTGATAATGTCATTGCAGTTGTAGAAACAGTTGTATGTGATGAAGCTGATGTACCCACAGAAAATGAAAGGTGCCCACTGACAGATGGTGTCGGAGATTCAAAAATGGCCATATGCAACGAAGCTGATGTTCCACCAGTCAGTGACACGGTGCAGGGTCCGGCCAATAGTTTCACTTCAGTAGAATTAACCATACATGATCAAGTTGATGTTCCTCCAGTTAGCGACTCGGCAAATGCTCCAAATGATACCTCTACCATATGTGATCAAGCTGATGCAACTCCAGCTTCCGAGTTAAAACAGGATCCAGTTGATAGTGCCACCCTGGCATGTGATCATGCGGATGTTCCTACAGTTTCTGACTCACTGCCAGAAAATAAGTCTCCAAACTTGGACCTGCCTTCTGGATCTCCACCAGTGAAGGATGAAACCACTGTCGAGACCCGGGAGCGGTCACTGGAGGAAACTCCAGTTAACCAAAGTTCAGTTGAATCCGAAACAGAGGATCCAAAGCAAAGTGAATGA